One window of the Saccopteryx bilineata isolate mSacBil1 chromosome 2, mSacBil1_pri_phased_curated, whole genome shotgun sequence genome contains the following:
- the KLHDC8A gene encoding kelch domain-containing protein 8A isoform X2, with product MSCLRLAPPCSARLARAGVAVTALGKRIMVIGGVGTNQLPLKVVEMYNIDEGKWKKRSVLREAAMGISVTAKDYRVYAAGGMGLDLRPHNHLQHYDMLKDMWVSLAPMPTPRYAATSFLRGSKIYVLGGRQSKYAVNAFEVFDTETRSWTKFPNIPCKRAFSSFVTLDDRLYSLGGLRQGRLYRQPKFLRTMDVFDMEQGGWLKMESSFFLKKRRADFVAGSLSGRVIVAGGLGNQPTVLETAEAFHPGKNKWEVLPAMPTPRCACSSIVVKNCLLAVGGVNQGLSNAVEALCVSDS from the exons ATGAGCTGTCTGCGCCTCGCGCCACCCTGCTCCGCCAGGCTGG cccggGCTGGGGTGGCCGTCACCGCCCTGGGGAAGAGGATCATGGTGATCGGGGGTGTGGGCACCAATCAGCTGCCCCTGAAGGTTGTGGAGATGTACAACATCGATGAGGGCAAGTGGAAGAAGAGGAGTGTGCTGCGCGAGGCGGCCATGGGCATTTCTGTCACAGCCAAAG ATTACCGAGTGTACGCGGCTGGTGGGATGGGCCTGGACCTCCGTCCACACAACCACCTTCAACACTATGACATGCTCAAGGACATGTGGGTGTCACTAGCACCTATGCCCACCCCGAGATATGCTGCCACCTCCTTCCTTCGCGGTTCCAAGATCTATGTGCTGG GAGGACGACAGTCCAAGTATGCAGTCAACGCCTTCGAGGTCTTTGACACTGAGACTCGCTCCTGGACCAAGTTCCCCAACATCCCCTGTAAACGGGCCTTCTCCAGCTTTGTGACCCTGGACGACCGCTTGTACAGCCTGGGAGGCCTGCGACAGGGTCGGCTCTACCGGCAGCCCAAGTTCCTCCGGACCATGGATGTGTTTGACATGGAACAGG GGGGATGGCTGAAGATGGAAAGCTCATTCTTCCTCAAGAAACGACGGGCAGACTTCGTGGCTGGCTCTCTCAGTGGACGGGTCATAGTGGCCGGAGGACTTG GGAACCAGCCCACTGTCCTGGAGACTGCAGAGGCATTCCACCCAGGGAAGAACAAGTGGGAGGTGCTCCCGGCCATGCCCACCCCCCGCTGTGCCTGCTCCAGCATCGTTGTCAAGAACTGCCTCCTGGCTGTGGGGGGCGTCAACCAGGGTCTGAGCAACGCGGTGGAAGCGCTGTGTGTCTCTGATTCCTAG
- the KLHDC8A gene encoding kelch domain-containing protein 8A isoform X1 — MEVPNVKDFQWKRLAPLPSRRVYCSLLETGGQVYAIGGCDDNGIPRDCFEVYSPEADHWTALPPLPTARAGVAVTALGKRIMVIGGVGTNQLPLKVVEMYNIDEGKWKKRSVLREAAMGISVTAKDYRVYAAGGMGLDLRPHNHLQHYDMLKDMWVSLAPMPTPRYAATSFLRGSKIYVLGGRQSKYAVNAFEVFDTETRSWTKFPNIPCKRAFSSFVTLDDRLYSLGGLRQGRLYRQPKFLRTMDVFDMEQGGWLKMESSFFLKKRRADFVAGSLSGRVIVAGGLGNQPTVLETAEAFHPGKNKWEVLPAMPTPRCACSSIVVKNCLLAVGGVNQGLSNAVEALCVSDS, encoded by the exons ATGGAGGTGCCCAACGTCAAGGACTTCCAGTGGAAGCGCCTGGCGCCACTGCCCAGCCGCAGGGTCTACTGCTCCCTGCTGGAGACTGGGGGGCAGGTCTATGCCATTGGGGGCTGTGACGACAACGGCATCCCCAGGGACTGCTTTGAGGTCTACTCCCCTGAGGCCGACCATTGGACCGCCCTACcccccctgcccacagcccggGCTGGGGTGGCCGTCACCGCCCTGGGGAAGAGGATCATGGTGATCGGGGGTGTGGGCACCAATCAGCTGCCCCTGAAGGTTGTGGAGATGTACAACATCGATGAGGGCAAGTGGAAGAAGAGGAGTGTGCTGCGCGAGGCGGCCATGGGCATTTCTGTCACAGCCAAAG ATTACCGAGTGTACGCGGCTGGTGGGATGGGCCTGGACCTCCGTCCACACAACCACCTTCAACACTATGACATGCTCAAGGACATGTGGGTGTCACTAGCACCTATGCCCACCCCGAGATATGCTGCCACCTCCTTCCTTCGCGGTTCCAAGATCTATGTGCTGG GAGGACGACAGTCCAAGTATGCAGTCAACGCCTTCGAGGTCTTTGACACTGAGACTCGCTCCTGGACCAAGTTCCCCAACATCCCCTGTAAACGGGCCTTCTCCAGCTTTGTGACCCTGGACGACCGCTTGTACAGCCTGGGAGGCCTGCGACAGGGTCGGCTCTACCGGCAGCCCAAGTTCCTCCGGACCATGGATGTGTTTGACATGGAACAGG GGGGATGGCTGAAGATGGAAAGCTCATTCTTCCTCAAGAAACGACGGGCAGACTTCGTGGCTGGCTCTCTCAGTGGACGGGTCATAGTGGCCGGAGGACTTG GGAACCAGCCCACTGTCCTGGAGACTGCAGAGGCATTCCACCCAGGGAAGAACAAGTGGGAGGTGCTCCCGGCCATGCCCACCCCCCGCTGTGCCTGCTCCAGCATCGTTGTCAAGAACTGCCTCCTGGCTGTGGGGGGCGTCAACCAGGGTCTGAGCAACGCGGTGGAAGCGCTGTGTGTCTCTGATTCCTAG